In a genomic window of Phenylobacterium koreense:
- a CDS encoding BolA family protein: MPMSVADLESNLKEAFPDADIAIEDLAGDGDHYRARIVSSAFAGLSRVKQHQLVYAALKGKVGGELHALALETSSPA, encoded by the coding sequence ATGCCCATGTCCGTCGCCGATCTGGAATCGAACCTGAAAGAAGCCTTCCCGGACGCCGACATCGCCATCGAAGACCTGGCGGGCGACGGCGACCATTACCGCGCTCGTATCGTCTCCTCGGCCTTCGCTGGCCTTTCGCGGGTCAAGCAGCACCAGCTCGTCTATGCGGCCCTGAAGGGCAAGGTCGGCGGCGAACTCCACGCCCTGGCCCTGGAGACCTCAAGCCCCGCTTGA
- a CDS encoding VOC family protein yields MDLLVNIDVPDLAAAEAFYCGAFGLTVTRRFGEGGVELSGLPVKLYLLVKAAGSLGAGQDRRRYERHWTPVHFDLVTEDLEATLARALAAGARLDAQPTTHSWGRIALLADPFGNGFCLLQFLGRGYDEIAPAL; encoded by the coding sequence GTGGACCTGCTGGTCAACATCGACGTCCCCGACCTCGCCGCCGCGGAGGCCTTCTACTGCGGCGCGTTCGGCCTGACCGTGACACGCCGGTTCGGAGAGGGTGGCGTCGAGCTCTCCGGCCTGCCGGTGAAGCTCTATCTGCTGGTCAAGGCTGCCGGCTCGCTGGGCGCGGGCCAGGATCGCCGCAGGTACGAACGGCACTGGACGCCGGTCCACTTCGACCTCGTCACCGAGGACCTCGAGGCGACGCTGGCGCGGGCGCTTGCGGCCGGAGCCAGGCTGGACGCCCAGCCGACCACTCATTCCTGGGGCAGGATCGCCCTGCTGGCCGATCCGTTCGGCAACGGCTTCTGCCTGCTGCAGTTCCTGGGCCGCGGCTATGACGAGATCGCCCCGGCGCTCTAG